Proteins encoded in a region of the Dreissena polymorpha isolate Duluth1 chromosome 6, UMN_Dpol_1.0, whole genome shotgun sequence genome:
- the LOC127836598 gene encoding WD repeat-containing protein 53-like isoform X1, with translation MQPLKQNVCEFRYPDDTRYWQVIRTQEAHWYFRKEYSLIMAHAEAAFSKLQGGHSDGVLCVDSNSDGSRIISGAEGVELCIWSSDCQLVHKLHSPDEDSACTSVCISKQNDNMFYAAIGTVVKVFDVRNMQSSVESFQFNEEEVNQIVLDEKEHYLAACDDTGEVKIISLQEKRLYKTLRRKHTNICATVCFRSKKPWEIFSGGMDCNLIHWDFSRPKTLNQFNMQELHDAPSELGAYMVNPPFVHHLSMSSDSHFLACALENGYISIFDSSKKNISEFCTLHAHTQGVSQVVFIGNTKLVTGGNDSVIRLWDLAKMHETESFEVQSTNGHAAPLHNRNSEITSHCCTGEIQHNSKINWLKCFTENGSHFLLVADQTNSITLMPIHV, from the exons atgcaacctttaaaacaaaacgtttgcGAATTCAGGTATCCTGATGATACAAGATACTGGCAAGTGATTCGCACCCAAGAAGCGCATTGGTACTTTCGAAAAG AGTATTCACTCATTATGGCTCATGCAGAGGCAGCCTTTTCAAAGCTTCAAGGAGGTCATTCTGACGGGGTCCTATGTGTGGACAGCAACAGTGATGGCTCTCGCATCATCTCTGGAGCAGAAGGGGTCGAACTGTGCATTTGGTCAAGTGACTGTCAACTTGTGCACAAACTACACTCGCCTGACGAAGATAGCGCTTGTACCAGCGTGTGCATCTCCAAGCAAAATGACAACATGTTTTATGCAGCTATAGGCACAGTGGTGAAGGTTTTTGACGTTCGAAACATGCAATCAAGCGTGGAAAGCTTTCAATTCAACGAGGAAGAAGTGAACCAGATTGTTCTTGACGAAAAAGAACATTATCTGGCAGCATGTGATGACACAGGAGAAGTGAAAATTATATCCTTGCAGGAAAAGCGACTCTATAAAACACTGCGAAGAAAGCATACCAATATTTGCGCAACTGTATGTTTTAGGTCAAAAAAGCCCTGGGAAATATTTTCAGGTGGAATGGACTGTAATTTGATTCACTGGGATTTCTCTAGACCCAAAACGTTAAACCAGTTTAACATGCAGGAGCTTCATGATGCACCATCGGAGCTTGGCGCATACATGGTGAATCCTCCATTTGTCCATCATCTTTCAATGTCTTCTGATAGCCACTTTCTTGCCTGTGCGCTGGAAAACGGTTACATTTCCATTTTTGATTCAAGTAAGAAGAATATTTCAGAATTTTGTACACTTCATGCTCACACTCAAGGCGTTTCGCAGGTTGTATTTATTGGAAACACCAAGCTTGTCACGGGTGGAAATGACAGTGTGATCAGATTGTGGGATTTGGCAAAAATGCACGAGACTGAATCCTTTGAAGTGCAGTCCACAAACGGCCATGCAGCGCCATTACACAATAGGAATAGTGAAATAACATCTCATTGTTGCACAGGAGAAATTCAACATAACTCTAAAATAAATTGGCTGAAGTGCTTCACAGAAAATGGCAGCCACTTCTTGCTAGTTGCAGATCAAACCAACTCCATTACACTAATGCCAATACATGTTTAG
- the LOC127836598 gene encoding WD repeat-containing protein 53-like isoform X2, with protein MAHAEAAFSKLQGGHSDGVLCVDSNSDGSRIISGAEGVELCIWSSDCQLVHKLHSPDEDSACTSVCISKQNDNMFYAAIGTVVKVFDVRNMQSSVESFQFNEEEVNQIVLDEKEHYLAACDDTGEVKIISLQEKRLYKTLRRKHTNICATVCFRSKKPWEIFSGGMDCNLIHWDFSRPKTLNQFNMQELHDAPSELGAYMVNPPFVHHLSMSSDSHFLACALENGYISIFDSSKKNISEFCTLHAHTQGVSQVVFIGNTKLVTGGNDSVIRLWDLAKMHETESFEVQSTNGHAAPLHNRNSEITSHCCTGEIQHNSKINWLKCFTENGSHFLLVADQTNSITLMPIHV; from the coding sequence ATGGCTCATGCAGAGGCAGCCTTTTCAAAGCTTCAAGGAGGTCATTCTGACGGGGTCCTATGTGTGGACAGCAACAGTGATGGCTCTCGCATCATCTCTGGAGCAGAAGGGGTCGAACTGTGCATTTGGTCAAGTGACTGTCAACTTGTGCACAAACTACACTCGCCTGACGAAGATAGCGCTTGTACCAGCGTGTGCATCTCCAAGCAAAATGACAACATGTTTTATGCAGCTATAGGCACAGTGGTGAAGGTTTTTGACGTTCGAAACATGCAATCAAGCGTGGAAAGCTTTCAATTCAACGAGGAAGAAGTGAACCAGATTGTTCTTGACGAAAAAGAACATTATCTGGCAGCATGTGATGACACAGGAGAAGTGAAAATTATATCCTTGCAGGAAAAGCGACTCTATAAAACACTGCGAAGAAAGCATACCAATATTTGCGCAACTGTATGTTTTAGGTCAAAAAAGCCCTGGGAAATATTTTCAGGTGGAATGGACTGTAATTTGATTCACTGGGATTTCTCTAGACCCAAAACGTTAAACCAGTTTAACATGCAGGAGCTTCATGATGCACCATCGGAGCTTGGCGCATACATGGTGAATCCTCCATTTGTCCATCATCTTTCAATGTCTTCTGATAGCCACTTTCTTGCCTGTGCGCTGGAAAACGGTTACATTTCCATTTTTGATTCAAGTAAGAAGAATATTTCAGAATTTTGTACACTTCATGCTCACACTCAAGGCGTTTCGCAGGTTGTATTTATTGGAAACACCAAGCTTGTCACGGGTGGAAATGACAGTGTGATCAGATTGTGGGATTTGGCAAAAATGCACGAGACTGAATCCTTTGAAGTGCAGTCCACAAACGGCCATGCAGCGCCATTACACAATAGGAATAGTGAAATAACATCTCATTGTTGCACAGGAGAAATTCAACATAACTCTAAAATAAATTGGCTGAAGTGCTTCACAGAAAATGGCAGCCACTTCTTGCTAGTTGCAGATCAAACCAACTCCATTACACTAATGCCAATACATGTTTAG